One Marinibacterium anthonyi genomic region harbors:
- the priA gene encoding Primosomal protein N', producing MDGSQEFAPGTPVAVLTTQPLDRLLDYAAPDTGCQTGSFVEVPLGPRKVLGVVWGPGQGDFDRAKLRAVNRVLEAAPMRDEMRVFLEKTSAYTLTPMPAMLRLATRAPGLGDPPSMRKVYRLGDTEPSRMTDARTRVLETLRDYGGLSFTLAELAETAAVTTSVVKGLVKHGAVREEDTPRDLPFPRLDPGLPGKALTGDQAAAAGTLATAVQSERYGTTLLRGITGSGKTEVYLEAVAACLSRGRQALVLLPEIALTAEFLARVEARFGARPAEWHSGATMTERRRIWRMVGEGGAQLVVGARSALFLPFQNLGLIVVDEEHDNAYKQEEGVLYNARDMAVLRASICGAHVVLASATPSLESWANAEAGKYTRIELTSRFGASVLPEMRALDMRPAKLPAGRWISPALADEVNARIEKGEQALLFLNRRGYAPVTLCRACGQQIACPHCDARMVEHRFLKRLMCHQCGETMPIPQTCPSCGAEDRLAPVGPGVERLAEEAASLFPEARLAVLSSDLFGSARALKAEIERIAEGAADIIIGTQLVAKGHNFPLLTLVGVIDADLGLQGSDLRAAERTFQLMRQVAGRAGRAEKPGLALLQTYQPEHPVIRSILAGDEDGFWRAEAGERQAAGVPPYGRMAGIILSGSDVAQVFDLGNALARNDGPLRAVGAQLYGPAPAPIARIRGRHRVRLLVKAPKGVMLQEAIGRWLAPFRLKGDLRLAVDIDPQSFF from the coding sequence ATGGACGGGAGCCAGGAATTCGCGCCCGGCACGCCGGTGGCCGTCCTGACCACGCAGCCGCTCGACCGGCTTCTGGATTACGCGGCACCCGATACCGGTTGCCAGACGGGGTCCTTTGTCGAGGTCCCGCTTGGGCCGCGCAAGGTGCTGGGCGTGGTCTGGGGGCCGGGGCAGGGGGATTTCGACCGCGCGAAATTGCGGGCCGTCAACCGCGTTCTCGAAGCCGCGCCGATGCGCGACGAGATGCGGGTTTTCCTTGAAAAGACATCCGCTTACACCCTGACGCCCATGCCCGCCATGTTGCGCCTGGCGACCCGGGCGCCGGGCCTTGGCGATCCGCCGTCGATGCGCAAGGTCTACCGGCTGGGCGATACCGAACCCTCCCGCATGACCGACGCGCGCACCCGGGTGCTGGAGACGCTGCGGGACTACGGTGGCCTGTCCTTCACCCTGGCCGAGCTCGCCGAGACCGCGGCGGTGACGACTTCGGTGGTCAAGGGGTTGGTCAAGCACGGCGCCGTGCGCGAGGAAGATACGCCGCGCGATCTGCCCTTCCCGCGGCTGGATCCCGGTCTGCCGGGCAAGGCGCTGACCGGGGACCAGGCGGCGGCGGCCGGAACACTGGCGACGGCCGTGCAATCGGAACGCTACGGCACGACGCTGCTGCGGGGAATCACGGGGTCCGGCAAGACCGAAGTCTACCTGGAAGCCGTGGCCGCCTGCCTGTCGCGTGGCCGCCAGGCGCTGGTTCTGCTGCCCGAAATCGCCCTGACGGCCGAGTTCCTGGCCCGGGTCGAGGCGCGTTTCGGAGCGCGGCCCGCCGAATGGCATTCCGGCGCGACGATGACAGAACGACGGCGGATCTGGCGCATGGTGGGCGAAGGCGGCGCGCAGCTTGTCGTCGGCGCAAGGTCGGCATTGTTTCTTCCTTTTCAGAACCTTGGCCTGATCGTCGTCGACGAGGAACACGACAATGCCTACAAGCAGGAAGAGGGCGTGCTGTACAATGCGCGCGACATGGCGGTGCTGCGGGCGTCGATCTGCGGGGCGCATGTGGTGCTGGCTTCGGCCACGCCGTCGCTGGAAAGCTGGGCCAATGCCGAGGCCGGGAAATACACGCGGATCGAGCTGACGTCGCGCTTCGGTGCATCCGTCCTGCCCGAGATGAGGGCGCTGGACATGCGCCCGGCAAAACTGCCGGCGGGGCGGTGGATCTCTCCGGCACTGGCCGACGAAGTCAACGCCAGGATCGAGAAGGGCGAACAGGCGTTGCTGTTCCTGAACCGGCGCGGCTATGCGCCGGTAACGCTGTGCCGGGCCTGCGGACAACAGATCGCCTGCCCCCATTGCGACGCGCGGATGGTCGAACACCGGTTTCTCAAGCGGCTCATGTGCCACCAATGCGGCGAGACGATGCCGATCCCGCAGACCTGTCCGTCCTGCGGGGCCGAGGACAGGCTGGCGCCGGTGGGGCCGGGCGTGGAACGGCTGGCGGAGGAAGCGGCAAGCCTCTTCCCCGAGGCCCGGCTGGCCGTGCTGAGCTCGGACCTCTTCGGATCGGCAAGGGCGCTGAAGGCCGAGATAGAGCGCATCGCCGAGGGCGCGGCGGATATCATCATCGGCACGCAACTTGTGGCAAAGGGTCACAATTTCCCGCTGCTGACGCTGGTAGGGGTGATCGATGCGGATCTTGGGCTGCAAGGATCGGACCTGCGCGCGGCCGAACGAACGTTCCAGCTCATGCGTCAGGTGGCAGGCCGCGCGGGGCGTGCCGAGAAGCCGGGGTTGGCGCTGTTGCAGACCTATCAACCCGAGCATCCGGTGATCCGGTCGATCCTGGCAGGCGACGAGGACGGCTTCTGGCGGGCCGAGGCCGGAGAGCGCCAGGCGGCGGGCGTGCCGCCTTACGGGCGGATGGCGGGGATCATCCTGTCGGGGTCGGACGTGGCGCAGGTGTTCGACCTGGGCAATGCGCTGGCACGCAACGATGGGCCGCTCAGGGCCGTGGGGGCGCAGCTTTACGGGCCCGCGCCGGCGCCGATAGCAAGGATCCGGGGGCGGCATCGGGTGCGGTTGCTGGTGAAGGCGCCGAAAGGGGTGATGCTGCAGGAGGCGATCGGGCGCTGGCTGGCGCCGTTCCGGCTGAAGGGGGATCTGAGGCTGGCGGTCGATATCGATCCGCAGAGCTTTTTCTGA
- a CDS encoding putative ATPase — protein MVITTLADTLTRRVEAVGDTINEALFEPVIRLGVTGLARAGKTVFITSLVANLLDRGRMPGLVAEAEGRISAAFLQPQPDDTVPRFEFEDHLKALTGPDPHWPDSTRAVSELRLSMRVRPSGLLGGLKGPRAVHLDIIDYPGEWLLDLGLMDKNFGEWSAETLDRLEGRVEGAAYLSLVRETDVSAARDEPVAKRLADTFTTYLTTARAAGYHDCTPGRFLLPGDLAGSPVLTFAPLPADPSAGRRSLLREMERRFEAYKARVVRPFFRDHFSRIDRQVVLVDVLDAIHQGPRAVEDMRRAMADILSTFRPGRNAVLTQMLRGKRVERILFAATKADHLHHTQHAAFTGIMEALTRDARERARFAGAQTQAMAIAALRATTEEMRPHAGADLACVRGRLKETGKQAAFYPGELPVDPSALLGPAREGAKSWLGADYGMMAFAPAPLTLKPGEGPPHIRLDRAAQFLIGDRL, from the coding sequence ATGGTCATCACGACACTGGCCGATACGCTGACCCGCAGGGTCGAGGCGGTCGGCGACACGATCAACGAGGCGCTGTTCGAGCCCGTGATACGTCTGGGCGTGACGGGCCTGGCGCGGGCGGGCAAGACGGTGTTCATCACCTCGCTGGTCGCCAACCTGCTGGATCGCGGTCGCATGCCCGGGCTGGTGGCCGAGGCCGAAGGCCGGATCTCCGCCGCCTTCCTGCAGCCGCAGCCCGACGATACCGTGCCCCGCTTCGAGTTCGAGGATCACCTCAAGGCGCTGACCGGCCCCGATCCGCATTGGCCCGACAGCACACGCGCCGTCAGCGAGCTGCGCCTGTCGATGCGGGTGCGGCCGTCGGGTCTGCTGGGCGGGCTGAAGGGGCCGCGGGCGGTGCATCTGGATATCATCGACTATCCCGGCGAATGGCTGCTGGATCTTGGATTGATGGACAAGAACTTTGGCGAATGGTCGGCCGAGACGCTCGACCGGCTGGAGGGGCGTGTCGAAGGCGCGGCGTACCTGTCGCTGGTGCGCGAAACGGATGTGTCGGCGGCGCGGGACGAACCCGTGGCCAAGCGCCTGGCCGACACCTTCACCACTTACCTGACCACCGCCCGCGCGGCGGGATACCATGACTGCACGCCGGGCCGGTTCCTGCTGCCCGGCGATCTGGCCGGCTCGCCGGTACTGACCTTCGCGCCGCTGCCGGCGGATCCCTCGGCGGGGCGCCGGTCGCTCCTGCGCGAGATGGAGCGGCGGTTCGAGGCCTACAAGGCGCGCGTGGTGCGCCCGTTCTTCCGCGACCATTTCTCGCGCATCGATCGGCAGGTGGTGCTGGTCGACGTGCTGGATGCCATCCACCAGGGTCCGCGCGCGGTCGAGGACATGCGTCGCGCGATGGCCGATATCCTCTCGACCTTCCGGCCGGGGCGCAATGCCGTCCTGACGCAGATGCTGCGGGGCAAGCGGGTCGAACGCATCCTTTTCGCTGCGACCAAGGCGGACCATCTGCACCACACCCAGCACGCGGCCTTCACCGGCATCATGGAGGCGTTGACCCGCGATGCCCGAGAGCGGGCGCGGTTCGCGGGGGCACAGACGCAGGCGATGGCAATCGCCGCGCTCAGGGCCACGACGGAGGAGATGCGGCCGCATGCGGGGGCCGACCTGGCCTGCGTGCGCGGACGGCTGAAGGAGACCGGCAAGCAGGCGGCGTTCTATCCCGGCGAACTGCCGGTCGATCCGTCGGCCTTGCTGGGCCCGGCGCGGGAGGGGGCGAAAAGCTGGCTGGGCGCGGATTACGGGATGATGGCCTTTGCGCCGGCGCCGTTGACCCTGAAGCCGGGCGAGGGTCCGCCCCATATCCGCCTGGACCGGGCGGCCCAGTTCCTGATCGGAGACCGGTTGTGA
- the ileS gene encoding Isoleucine--tRNA ligase codes for MCAETTSETPDYKSTLNLPKTDFPMRAGLPKREPEWLARWAEIGIYDRLREKEGRQPFILHDGPPYANGHLHIGHALNKILKDMIVRSQQMMGRDARYVPGWDCHGLPIEWKIEEKYRAKGRDKDQVPVNEFRKECRDFAAGWIDIQREEFKRLGVTGNWADPYLTMDFHAERVIAEEFQKFLMTGTLYQGSKPVMWSPVEQTALAEAEVEYHDKESFTVWVKFKVVGTGDATLDSAQVVIWTTTPWTMPSNKAVVWGEDIAYGLYEITGRPEECWANIGDRYILADTRAADVMARARLDDGMYRRLCDVTADDLQKIKLTHPLKGAEGGNGEWDDIRDFRAADFVTDTEGTGFVHCAPSHGMEEFELYRDLGMLEQVITYNVMEDGSFRADLPFFGGKKILKSNGKEGDANKAVIDKLIEVGGLLARGKIKHSYPHSWRSKAPVIYRNTPQWFAAIDRAVGDGQDTYGKTIRERALRSIDELVTWTPKTGRNRLYSMIEARPDWVLSRQRAWGVPLTCFVKKGALPTDADFLLKDPKVNARILEAFEAEGADAWYVEGAKERFLGNDYNAEEWEQVFDILDVWFDSGSTHAFVLRDRPDGVKDGIADLYLEGTDQHRGWFHSSMLQACGTKGRAPYRGVLTHGFTLDEKGMKMSKSLGNTIVPEEVIKQYGADILRLWVSQTDYTADQRIGPEILKGVADSYRRLRNTMRFMLGSLNDVTDADLIEDPMDMPPLERWVMSRLVELDEVVREGYAKYDFQGVLSTLFNFATVDLSAFYFDIRKDVLYCDGDTARRRAARTVLTHLFHRLTTWLAPILVFTMEEVWLERYPGEKSSVHLTDFPDTPASWRNLNVEKAVAKVRRVRRVVTSALEIERQNKVIGSSLEASPVVHVEDAETRAFLQMIDMDDLFITSGVRMSADPAPSEAFRLPEIEGVAVIFEAAEGEKCQRCWKILPDVGRHQHPGVCDRCNDALG; via the coding sequence ATGTGCGCCGAGACGACAAGTGAAACGCCGGACTACAAATCCACGCTGAACCTGCCCAAGACCGATTTTCCGATGCGGGCCGGCCTGCCGAAGCGCGAGCCCGAATGGCTTGCCCGCTGGGCCGAGATCGGCATCTACGACCGACTGCGGGAAAAGGAGGGGCGCCAGCCCTTCATCCTGCATGACGGCCCGCCCTATGCGAACGGGCACCTGCACATCGGGCATGCGCTGAACAAGATCCTGAAGGACATGATCGTGCGGTCCCAGCAGATGATGGGCCGCGATGCGCGGTATGTGCCGGGCTGGGATTGCCACGGCCTGCCGATCGAATGGAAGATCGAGGAGAAGTACCGCGCCAAGGGCCGCGACAAGGACCAGGTGCCGGTCAACGAATTCCGCAAGGAATGCCGGGATTTCGCCGCCGGCTGGATCGACATCCAGCGCGAGGAGTTCAAGCGCCTGGGCGTCACCGGCAACTGGGCCGATCCCTACCTGACGATGGATTTCCACGCCGAACGGGTGATTGCCGAGGAATTCCAGAAGTTCCTGATGACCGGCACCCTGTACCAGGGGTCCAAGCCCGTCATGTGGTCGCCCGTCGAGCAGACCGCGCTGGCCGAGGCCGAGGTGGAATACCACGACAAGGAAAGCTTTACCGTCTGGGTGAAGTTCAAGGTGGTGGGCACCGGGGATGCGACGCTGGACAGCGCGCAGGTGGTGATCTGGACGACAACGCCCTGGACCATGCCGTCGAACAAGGCGGTCGTGTGGGGCGAGGACATCGCGTACGGGCTGTACGAGATCACCGGCCGGCCCGAGGAATGCTGGGCCAATATCGGCGACCGCTACATCCTGGCCGACACCCGCGCCGCCGACGTGATGGCGCGCGCGCGGCTGGATGACGGGATGTACCGGCGGCTGTGCGATGTCACCGCCGACGATCTGCAGAAGATCAAATTGACCCACCCGCTGAAGGGGGCCGAGGGCGGCAATGGCGAATGGGACGACATCCGCGATTTCCGCGCGGCCGATTTCGTGACCGACACCGAGGGCACCGGGTTCGTGCATTGCGCGCCCAGCCACGGGATGGAGGAATTCGAGCTTTATCGCGATCTGGGCATGCTGGAGCAGGTGATCACCTACAACGTGATGGAGGATGGGTCGTTCCGCGCGGATCTGCCGTTCTTCGGCGGCAAGAAGATCCTGAAATCGAACGGCAAGGAAGGCGACGCCAACAAGGCCGTCATCGACAAGCTGATCGAGGTCGGCGGGCTTCTGGCGCGCGGCAAGATCAAGCACAGCTACCCGCATTCCTGGCGGTCCAAGGCCCCGGTGATCTATCGCAACACGCCGCAATGGTTCGCCGCCATCGACCGCGCGGTCGGCGACGGGCAGGACACCTATGGCAAGACGATCCGTGAACGCGCGCTGCGATCCATCGACGAACTGGTGACCTGGACGCCGAAAACGGGCCGCAACCGGCTTTACTCGATGATCGAGGCGCGGCCCGACTGGGTTCTGAGCCGCCAGCGCGCCTGGGGTGTTCCGCTGACCTGTTTCGTGAAGAAGGGCGCGCTGCCGACCGACGCGGACTTCCTGCTGAAGGATCCCAAGGTGAACGCGCGCATCCTTGAGGCGTTCGAGGCCGAAGGGGCGGATGCCTGGTATGTCGAAGGCGCCAAGGAGCGGTTCCTGGGCAATGATTACAATGCCGAGGAGTGGGAGCAGGTCTTTGACATCCTCGACGTGTGGTTCGACAGCGGGTCCACCCATGCCTTCGTGCTGCGCGACCGGCCGGACGGGGTGAAGGACGGGATCGCGGATCTGTACCTGGAAGGCACCGACCAGCACCGCGGCTGGTTCCATTCCTCGATGCTGCAGGCCTGCGGCACCAAGGGGCGGGCGCCGTACCGGGGTGTTCTGACGCACGGGTTCACGCTGGACGAGAAGGGCATGAAAATGTCCAAATCGCTGGGCAATACCATCGTGCCGGAAGAGGTGATCAAGCAGTACGGCGCGGATATCCTGCGGCTATGGGTGTCGCAGACCGATTACACCGCCGACCAGCGGATCGGGCCGGAGATCCTGAAAGGCGTCGCCGACAGCTATCGCCGGTTGCGCAACACGATGCGGTTCATGCTGGGATCGCTGAACGACGTGACGGATGCGGACCTGATCGAGGATCCGATGGACATGCCGCCGCTGGAACGCTGGGTGATGAGCCGCCTGGTCGAGCTGGATGAGGTCGTGCGTGAAGGCTATGCCAAGTACGATTTCCAGGGCGTGCTTTCGACGTTGTTCAACTTCGCGACGGTGGACCTGTCGGCCTTCTACTTCGATATCCGCAAGGACGTGCTGTATTGCGACGGCGATACGGCGCGCCGTCGCGCCGCGCGGACGGTGCTGACGCACCTGTTCCACCGGCTGACCACCTGGCTGGCGCCGATCCTGGTGTTCACCATGGAAGAGGTCTGGCTGGAGCGGTACCCGGGCGAGAAAAGCTCGGTCCACCTGACCGATTTCCCGGACACGCCGGCAAGCTGGCGCAACCTGAATGTCGAGAAGGCCGTTGCCAAGGTGCGCCGTGTGCGTCGCGTCGTGACCTCGGCGCTGGAGATCGAGCGGCAGAACAAGGTCATCGGATCGAGCCTCGAGGCCTCTCCGGTCGTGCATGTGGAGGACGCAGAGACCCGCGCATTCCTGCAGATGATCGACATGGACGACCTGTTCATCACCTCTGGTGTGCGCATGTCGGCCGACCCGGCGCCGTCCGAAGCGTTCCGTCTGCCCGAGATCGAAGGCGTGGCCGTGATCTTTGAGGCGGCCGAGGGCGAGAAGTGCCAGCGGTGCTGGAAGATCCTGCCCGATGTGGGGCGGCATCAGCATCCCGGGGTTTGTGATCGGTGTAACGACGCCCTGGGCTGA
- a CDS encoding putative acetyltransferase produces MSLALRPARPLDAGAVGEILHRFETETPWMPKQHSGAEAVAFCATMIDRGWVSVAVITPVASPGQGWGSGRGAPGAAAPGAPRPLPALSSATGSRDGEQVIAGFLAREGEAVHALYIRPDCTGQGIGAALLGLAKSESPRLRLWTFQANTGAQRFYLREGFGELCRTDGDGNDEGLPDIQYLWPAEAA; encoded by the coding sequence GTGAGCCTTGCCCTGCGCCCGGCCCGACCGCTTGACGCGGGCGCGGTCGGAGAGATCCTGCACCGGTTCGAGACCGAGACACCCTGGATGCCCAAGCAGCACAGCGGCGCCGAGGCGGTGGCGTTCTGCGCCACGATGATCGACCGGGGCTGGGTGAGCGTGGCCGTCATCACCCCGGTGGCATCGCCCGGACAGGGGTGGGGCAGCGGCCGTGGGGCGCCGGGCGCGGCCGCACCCGGCGCCCCACGGCCGCTGCCTGCGCTCAGCTCCGCAACCGGGTCGCGGGACGGGGAGCAGGTGATCGCGGGGTTCCTCGCGCGGGAGGGGGAGGCGGTGCATGCGCTTTATATCCGGCCCGATTGTACCGGACAGGGCATCGGCGCGGCGCTTTTGGGGCTGGCCAAGTCGGAAAGCCCCAGGCTGCGGCTCTGGACCTTCCAGGCCAACACCGGCGCGCAGCGTTTCTATCTTCGGGAAGGCTTTGGTGAGCTGTGCCGCACCGACGGCGACGGCAATGACGAGGGCCTGCCCGACATCCAGTACCTCTGGCCAGCGGAGGCGGCATGA
- the ogt gene encoding Methylated-DNA--protein-cysteine methyltransferase, constitutive, which produces MATIVVETRFGAFSLTEEDGALVRATWDRDADGEETPVLAEAARQLRAYDAGELEVFDLPMEVRGSEALQAVCAAMLAIPFGYTRTYGEIAKDTGLSAQAVGQLCGANPMAIVIPCHRVMGAKGLTGYSGKGGVETKVALLRHEGAAGLLI; this is translated from the coding sequence ATGGCTACGATTGTCGTCGAGACCCGATTTGGCGCGTTTTCCCTGACCGAGGAGGACGGGGCATTGGTGCGCGCGACCTGGGATCGCGACGCCGATGGTGAAGAGACACCGGTGCTGGCGGAGGCGGCGCGGCAGTTGCGGGCCTATGATGCCGGCGAACTGGAGGTGTTCGATCTGCCGATGGAGGTGCGCGGGTCGGAGGCGTTGCAGGCGGTCTGTGCCGCGATGCTGGCGATTCCGTTCGGGTATACGCGCACGTATGGCGAGATCGCGAAGGACACCGGGTTGTCGGCGCAGGCCGTTGGACAGCTGTGCGGGGCGAACCCTATGGCGATCGTGATCCCCTGCCATCGGGTCATGGGAGCCAAGGGGCTGACCGGGTATTCCGGCAAGGGCGGGGTCGAGACCAAGGTGGCCCTGCTGCGGCACGAGGGCGCGGCGGGCCTGTTGATCTGA
- the tal gene encoding putative transaldolase, whose translation MKFFVDTAEIDAIAELNELGMVDGVTTNPSLIMKSGRDILEVTKEICELIDGPVSAEVVATEADAMIAEGRKLAEIAGNITVKVPLTWDGLKACKVLSGEGKMVNVTLCFSGNQALLAAKAGATFISPFIGRLDDMALDGLELIEDIRTIYDNYGFETEILAASIRSVNHVLDCARIGADVITAPPNVIKALASHPLTDKGLAAFMADWAKTGQKIL comes from the coding sequence ATGAAATTCTTCGTGGATACGGCTGAAATCGACGCGATTGCTGAACTGAACGAACTGGGCATGGTCGACGGGGTCACGACGAACCCGTCGCTGATCATGAAATCCGGGCGCGACATCCTGGAAGTCACCAAGGAGATCTGCGAGTTGATCGACGGACCGGTCAGCGCCGAGGTCGTCGCCACCGAAGCCGACGCGATGATCGCCGAGGGCCGCAAGCTGGCCGAGATCGCCGGGAACATCACCGTGAAGGTGCCGCTGACCTGGGACGGGCTGAAGGCCTGCAAGGTGCTGTCGGGCGAAGGCAAGATGGTCAACGTGACGCTGTGCTTCTCGGGCAACCAGGCGCTGCTGGCGGCCAAGGCGGGGGCGACGTTCATTTCTCCGTTCATCGGGCGGCTGGATGACATGGCGCTCGACGGGCTCGAGCTGATCGAGGATATCCGCACGATCTACGACAATTACGGCTTCGAGACCGAGATCCTCGCCGCGTCGATCCGCAGCGTGAACCACGTACTGGATTGCGCGCGCATCGGGGCCGACGTGATCACCGCGCCGCCCAATGTGATCAAGGCGCTGGCCAGCCACCCGCTGACCGACAAGGGCCTGGCCGCGTTCATGGCGGACTGGGCGAAGACCGGTCAGAAGATCCTCTGA
- a CDS encoding VIT family protein: MRDHGHSQREVHDRIASPPGRGILRDVVYGAIDGSVTTFAIVAGVGGAGLSPLVVVALGLANVLADGFSMAAGNFSGTKAEVDNISRIRAVEERHIARNPAGERLEVREILALKGLSGPVLEEATDAICANRDAWIALMLEGEYGLSAADPHPMRAAVATFVAFLAAGMIPLLPFLLNLPEAFRTSALMTMAVFFGIGAVKSRWSLAPWWKSGAETLAIGGVAAGLAYVVGLFFHA, from the coding sequence ATGCGAGACCACGGCCATAGCCAGCGAGAGGTGCACGACCGGATCGCCAGCCCGCCGGGCCGGGGAATCCTGCGTGACGTGGTCTATGGCGCGATTGACGGATCCGTCACCACCTTTGCCATCGTGGCGGGTGTCGGCGGGGCAGGGTTGTCGCCTTTGGTGGTCGTTGCGCTGGGTCTGGCCAATGTCCTGGCCGACGGGTTTTCGATGGCGGCGGGCAACTTTTCAGGCACCAAGGCCGAGGTCGACAACATCAGCCGCATCCGCGCGGTCGAGGAACGCCACATCGCCCGCAACCCCGCGGGCGAGCGGCTGGAAGTGCGCGAGATCCTGGCTTTGAAGGGGCTGAGCGGGCCTGTGCTGGAAGAGGCGACCGATGCGATCTGCGCCAACAGGGATGCCTGGATCGCATTGATGCTGGAGGGCGAATACGGGCTCAGCGCCGCCGATCCCCACCCGATGCGGGCCGCCGTCGCCACCTTCGTGGCCTTCCTGGCGGCGGGGATGATCCCGCTTCTGCCCTTTCTGCTGAACCTGCCGGAGGCGTTCCGCACCTCTGCGCTGATGACCATGGCGGTCTTTTTCGGCATCGGCGCGGTCAAGAGCCGCTGGTCGCTGGCGCCCTGGTGGAAATCGGGGGCCGAAACACTGGCCATCGGTGGCGTCGCGGCGGGGCTTGCCTATGTGGTGGGGCTGTTCTTTCACGCCTGA
- the xerC_1 gene encoding Tyrosine recombinase XerC: MNAGDRAALIAPACRDAMQAWLAAEKSLNGAADATVRAYAIDIAGFLAFLAVHQGGSGGLGPLSRITVSDMRAWMASERAAGISARSLARKLSAVKGFIGWLAERDGFDATAVLSTRSPKFQKKLPRPLAEDAARAMIDTVELQSELKWVAARDAAVLTLLYGCGLRISEALGLKARHAPLPEVLRIHGKGGKERIVPVLPAARDAVEAYRRICPHPMTPDAPLFRGVRGGALNARAISGVMARARQQLGLPSTATPHAMRHSFATHLLAAGGDLRAIQDLLGHASLSTTQAYTAVDTARLMEVYDRAHPRAHHTD, from the coding sequence ATGAATGCGGGCGACCGGGCCGCGCTGATCGCGCCGGCCTGCCGCGATGCGATGCAGGCCTGGCTCGCCGCCGAGAAATCGCTGAACGGTGCCGCGGACGCCACGGTGCGCGCCTATGCCATTGATATTGCCGGGTTCCTGGCCTTCCTGGCTGTCCACCAGGGCGGCAGCGGCGGCCTTGGCCCCCTGTCACGCATCACCGTATCGGACATGCGCGCCTGGATGGCGTCGGAACGGGCTGCCGGAATTTCCGCGCGCTCGCTGGCGCGCAAGCTGTCCGCGGTGAAGGGGTTCATCGGCTGGCTGGCGGAACGCGACGGGTTCGACGCCACCGCCGTGCTCTCTACCCGATCGCCCAAGTTCCAGAAGAAACTGCCCCGCCCCCTGGCCGAAGACGCCGCCCGCGCCATGATCGACACGGTCGAACTGCAATCCGAACTGAAATGGGTCGCCGCGCGGGACGCCGCCGTGCTGACCTTGCTCTACGGCTGCGGGCTGCGGATCTCGGAAGCGCTCGGGCTCAAGGCCAGGCACGCGCCCCTGCCCGAGGTGCTGCGCATCCACGGCAAGGGCGGCAAGGAACGCATCGTGCCGGTCCTTCCGGCGGCCCGCGACGCGGTAGAGGCCTATCGCCGGATCTGCCCCCACCCGATGACCCCCGACGCCCCGCTGTTCCGCGGCGTCCGCGGCGGCGCGCTGAACGCCCGCGCGATCAGCGGCGTCATGGCCCGCGCGCGCCAGCAGCTGGGCCTGCCCTCCACGGCGACGCCCCACGCCATGCGCCACAGCTTCGCCACGCACCTGCTGGCGGCCGGCGGCGACCTGCGCGCGATCCAGGACTTGCTGGGCCACGCATCGCTGTCCACGACCCAGGCCTACACGGCCGTCGACACGGCGCGGCTGATGGAGGTCTACGACCGCGCCCATCCCCGCGCCCATCACACCGACTGA
- a CDS encoding Sarcosine/dimethylglycine N-methyltransferase gives MTEESDVARHYSSGNLLSRLQKGLEDRGAKAPLAPGLLATCDEFYAGGPKALAAFVDQMKLKPEHCAVDLGCGLGGIGRYVTRQTSAAVVGVDITSEFVAAGQYLTEMSGLAGRVKHLRASILDLPFGDGLFDAAYLIQVGMNIADKNRIAHEAARVLKPGARFGIFDIMRLSEEDITYPVPWASSPNNSSVVSPERYRFALEDAGFDILAESRLSEHALQYYRNIMTDGKDVADPLGLQLILGANADRKVANLVENIRAGCIAPFVMIAGLPK, from the coding sequence ATGACCGAAGAATCCGATGTCGCCCGCCATTATTCCAGCGGTAACCTTCTGTCGCGTCTCCAGAAGGGGCTGGAAGACAGGGGGGCGAAGGCGCCGCTTGCCCCTGGTCTTCTGGCCACCTGCGACGAATTCTATGCGGGCGGTCCCAAGGCGCTGGCCGCCTTCGTCGATCAGATGAAGCTGAAGCCCGAACATTGCGCGGTTGACCTGGGCTGCGGGCTGGGGGGGATCGGGCGATATGTGACGCGACAGACAAGCGCCGCGGTGGTCGGTGTCGACATCACGTCGGAATTCGTCGCCGCGGGTCAGTACCTGACCGAGATGTCGGGCCTGGCGGGACGGGTGAAGCATCTGCGGGCCTCGATCCTGGATCTGCCGTTCGGGGACGGGCTGTTCGATGCGGCCTACCTGATCCAGGTGGGCATGAACATCGCCGACAAGAACCGCATCGCGCACGAGGCCGCGCGCGTGTTGAAGCCCGGCGCGCGGTTCGGGATCTTCGACATCATGCGCCTGTCGGAAGAGGATATCACCTATCCGGTTCCCTGGGCGTCGTCGCCCAACAACAGCTCGGTCGTGTCGCCGGAACGCTACCGGTTCGCGCTGGAGGATGCGGGGTTCGACATATTGGCCGAATCCAGATTGTCGGAACATGCGCTTCAATATTACCGCAACATCATGACCGACGGGAAAGATGTGGCCGACCCGCTGGGACTGCAGCTGATCCTGGGGGCAAATGCGGATCGCAAGGTCGCCAATCTGGTCGAGAACATTCGCGCTGGCTGCATCGCGCCCTTTGTCATGATCGCCGGCCTGCCCAAATAA